In a genomic window of Cataglyphis hispanica isolate Lineage 1 chromosome 18, ULB_Chis1_1.0, whole genome shotgun sequence:
- the LOC126856319 gene encoding adenylate kinase isoenzyme 6-like has protein sequence MRRNTPNILVAGTPGVGKSLMSRILSEKTGLEWLDVSKIAIENECVVEYDDVYQTDLVDEEMLLEGVLDSLMDEGGKIVDFHSADFFPKIWFDIVFVLRTDNIILYDRLKERGYCGEKLEYNITCEISETILEEARSYYRTEIVYELISNTLDQVTDNVNIICQWLEQWKIDNQHMEIDNQ, from the exons atgcgtaGAAATACGCCTAATATTCTAGTAGCAG GCACACCTGGTGTCGGTAAGAGTCTAATGTCGCGCATATTGTCGGAGAAAACTGGATTAGAATGGCTCGATGTTAGTAAAATAGCTATCGAAAATGAATGTGTAGTAGAATACGACGATGTGTACCAAACCGATTTGGTAGATGAGGAAATg ctACTAGAGGGGGTGCTGGACAGTCTTATGGATGAAGGAGGAAAGATTGTAGATTTTCACAGTGCCGATTTCTTCCCTAAGATATGGTTTGACATTGTATTTGTACTCAGGACAGACAATATTATCTTGTATGATCGCCTCAAGGAAAGAGGATACTGTGGAGAGAAACTAGAATATAACATAACTTGCGAAATTTCTGAAACTATTCTTGAAGAGGCAAGATCATACTACAGAACAGAAATAGTATATGAACTAATTAGCAATACTTTAGATCAGGTGACAgacaatgtaaatataatatgtcagTGGCTGGAGCAATGGAAAATAGACAATCAGCATATGGAAATAGACAATCAGtaa
- the LOC126856281 gene encoding eukaryotic translation initiation factor 3 subunit E isoform X1, whose product MAKFDLTSRIGQYLDRHLVFPLLEFLSAKQIYDEDQLLQAKLNILSKTNMIDYTIDIRKQLYPNVEVPEEIKARRADVLQELSVLQNNVSVVLALMNNEEVMKKMENMRDSKALNNYLTQESDFRVEMMDSFVKLAKYRYECGNYSVSTSYLYFYMLIMPPTDKNYLNVLWGKLASEILVQNWETALEDVNKLREYIDSNVIGNSLQVLQQRTWLIHWSLFVFFNHVKGRDLIIEMFLYRPHYLNAIQTMCPHILRYLAAAVIVNRSRRSILKDLVKVIQQESYTYRDPITEFLEHLYVNFDFDGARQKLQECQTVVFNDFFLIALLNEFVENARLMIFETFCRIHQCISIQMLAEKLNMKADVAECWIVNLIRNARLDAKIDSKLGHVVMGGQPASPYQQLVEKIETLSVRSEALENLIERKLKAKTQDSYQHSWNLDL is encoded by the exons ATGGCGAAATTTGATTTAACGTCTCGTATAGGTCAATATCTGGATCGCCACTTGGTATTTCCTTTATTGGAATTCTTATCGGCGAAACAG ATTTACGATGAAGATCAGTTATTGCAAGCGAAACTTAACATTCTCAGTAAAACAAACATGATTGATTACACTATCGATATTAGAAAACAGCTTTATCCAAATGTGGAAGTACCAGAG GAGATAAAAGCCAGACGTGCTGATGTACTTCAAGAACTCAGCGTACTTCAGAATAATGTCTCGGTAGTTTTAGCTCTTATGAATAACGAGGAGGTTATGAAGAAGATGGAGAACATGCGTGATTCTAAAGCACTTAATAATTACCTCACACAAGAATCAGAT TTTAGGGTAGAAATGATGGACAGCTTTGTAAAGCTAGCAAAATATCGTTATGAATGTGGCAATTATTCTGTTTCCAcatcgtatttatatttttatatgttgatAATGCCCCCTACTGATaag aactACTTGAATGTCTTATGGGGAAAATTGGCATCAGAGATTCTTGTACAAAACTGGGAAACAGCACTGGAAGATGTAAACAAGCTACGAGAATATATTGACAGTAATGTTATTGGTAATTCACTGCAAGTATTACAACAACGCACATGGCTCATTCACTGGAGTctgtttgtatttttcaatcatGTGAAGGGCAGAGATCTCATTATCGAGATGTTCCTCTATCGACCACA tTATTTAAATGCTATTCAAACAATGTGCCCACATATACTCCGTTATTTGGCTGCTGCAGTTATTGTCAATCGTTCCCGGCGATCTATTTTAAAGGATCTTGTAAAAGTGATACAGCAG gaATCTTATACCTATCGAGATCCCATCACAGAATTTCTCGAGCACTTGTATGTTAATTTTGACTTTGATGGCGCCCGGCAGAAATTACAAGAATGCCAAACTGTTGTCTTTAACGActtctttttaattgctttattGAATGAGTTCGTAGAAAATGCACGATTAATGATTTTCGAAACATTCTGCAGAATTCATCAATGTATTAGTATCCA aatgcTTGCGGAAAAGTTGAATATGAAGGCAGATGTAGCAGAATGCTGGATTGTGAACTTAATCCGTAATGCACGTTTAGATGCTAAGATCGATAGCAAATTGGGACATGTAGTAATGGGCGGGCAGCCCGCATCGCCGTATCAACAATTGGTCGAGAAAATTGAGACTTTGAGTGTGCGAAGCGAGGcactagaaaatttaattgagagAAAACTAAAAGCGAAGACTCAAGATTCA tatcaACACTCGTGGAATTTGGATTTGTGA
- the LOC126856243 gene encoding probable RNA helicase armi, whose protein sequence is MLSLIYNGFRNTLNYVFPDKIKEENIDEIISRIEHAKEDADVDAEETKNIEEKKILNEGCYYKTGSITYVAKDHVLIDDCYTYEKNDDMTSNLKVGDKIYYLVYLRDPNAVPKVRKIIYVINDTWNNANGKSEEDIVHTRLMRRNIIAKVIKREGRIAVVEPNNIRIDLSKVQSDFIPVIGDWLTIESLVELNNNSTDLSGEVLEVDRIKSLRSKLDIGVISKYNPQNEVGIIDKHVIFHKRACEPGYVPHIGDKVVSDSIESDQGQYKWRSITIVPLIQPSKKSTELPVTTNLSSILSDTNNLLENKYGIIIDDDLKFNLNIEEESILKISIRNNCSYSHMLRGGSFVPQKTPSQLSLESPTNTDINAAISPSGNVTYIFKCKAKFVGVSEEMFIFDFKDFKIGRIFHITVNAKINLQKIDSSAIKQKNSYKISINIADLDELNEITCIPGVRPFKSPAFIQVRNGIFKIPRYIWDTILNTMEKSQIEREIAVGNQIPCLLKPLSFETYKERFHALLYLEEISQTLDLQRYSMESAVMRRHGDYLALEVPGLAEKRPSLLISDRAIVSFKWDSSQGEQKYEGFIHRVTGTEIFLKFNGKFHQEYNREDCQVTFKCSQTTIQRCHNAVNLALNRLGSDFLFPTKVVQKKPQFHLEEYDIEEKPVNRTRVRHKHNESAFSNITPVNDIDSNNIIKMSSRISVAERLFNNKSIESSSLEETQTSSPRIETNLSRNTKDSKTNIANTTVSRKPDERIAGVDNEIELYISQIKKRKLNWFNEKLNYYQKEAVRNIIQGFARPLPYVIFGPPGTGKTVTLCETILQILAVIPESRLLVATPSNSSANLIAERLLDSNVLKPGDLVRLIAHHCLNDDSIPERLLPYCATADLAAEGTSNRFCHHEDGPKLNCTMSVLGRHRITVGTCSTLGILYNMGFPRGHFSHVLVDEAGQATEPEIMIPLNFIHSEQGQVILAGDPMQLGPVVQSKLAINFGLGESFLSRLLQQFPYQRDPEGFEEFSYDPRLITKLIMNYRSLPEILDLPNSLFYESELQSQISSVNSKEAELLKILRAELPEREGSPPAIVFHGVNGENYRDTESPSWYNLEEATQVYLYLLKLYKYGLKSDDIGIITPYQKQVLQIRDLLLESELKLPKISSVEGFQGQERKVIILSTVRSCNNLVDEDIKHALGFIASPKRLNVAITRARALLIILGNPKLLASDPYWRSILTYCIDHDSYTGCNFLPSYITNLQ, encoded by the exons atgctgtcattaatttataacggATTCAGAAATACTCTAAACTATGTGTTTCCGGATAAAATAAAGGAAGAAAACATAGATGAGATCATATCTCGCATAGAACATGCAAAAGAAGATGCAGATGTGGATGCAGAGGAAACTAagaatatagaagaaaaaaaaatattaaacgaagGATGTTATTACAAAACAGGAAGTATTACTTATGTTGCTAAGGATCACGTTCTTATAGATGATTGttatacatatgaaaaaaatgatgatatgACCAGCAATCTAAAAGTaggtgataaaatttattacttggTATATCTGCGAGATCCAAATGCGGTGCCAAAAGTACGAAAAATTATCTATGTGATAAATGACACCTGGAATAATGCAAACGGTAAATCAGAGGAAGACATAGTTCACACTCGTTTGATgcgaagaaatataattgccAAAGTAATAAAACGCGAAGGCCGAATCGCCGTTGTTGAGCCGAATAATATTCGTATTGATTTAAGTAAAGTACAATCTGACTTTATTCCCGTGATCGGCGATTGGTTAACAATAGAGTCCTTGGtcgaattaaataacaattctaCAGATTTAAGTGGTGAAGTGTTAGAGGTAGACAGAATCAAATCATTACGATCTAAACTAGACATTGGGgtgatatcaaaatataatccaCAAAATGAAGTGGGCATAATCGATAAGCATGTGATATTTCATAAACGCGCATGTGAGCCAGGTTATGTTCCTCATATTGGTGATAAAGTGGTAAGTGATAGCATAGAAAGCGATCAAGGACAGTACAAATGGAGATCAATAACCATCGTTCCATTAATTCAG cCTTCAAAAAAATCCACTGAATTACCAGTCACAACTAATTTGTCTTCAATATTATCAGATACCAATAACTTACTAGAAAACAAATATGGTATTATCATAGATGATGATTTGAAATTCAATTTGAACATAGAAGAAGAAAgcatcttaaaaatttctatacgAAATAATTGCAGTTATTCTCACATGTTGCGAGGTGGCTCTTTTGTGCCACAAAAGACTCCATCTCAGCTGTCATTAGAATCGCCGACCAATACAGATATTAATGCAGCAATAAGTCCTTCTggaaatgttacatatatattcaaatgtaaAGCAAAATTTGTGGGCGTATCTGAAGAgatgtttatttttgatttcaaagatttcaaaatcggtagaatatttcatataactgTGAATGCGAAAATCAATTTACAAAAGATTGATTCCAGCgctattaaacaaaaaaatagctATAAAATTAGCATTAACATAGCTGATTTGGATGAGTTAAACGAGATTACATGTATTCCTGGTGTAAGACCATTTAAATCACCTGCATTTATTCAAGTGCGTAAcgggatatttaaaataccgCGATACATTTGGGACACAATCTTGAATACTATGGAGAAATCTCAGATTGAACGGGAAATCGCTGTTGGAAATCAAATACCTTGTCTTTTGAAACCACTTTCTTTCGAAACGTATAAAGAACGTTTCCACGCCTTATTATATCTCGAGGAAATAAGCCAAACGCTCGATCTACAACGTTACAGTATGGAAAGCGCTGTCATGCGACGACACGGAGATTATCTTGCACTCGAAGTGCCGGGATTAGCAGAAAAACGACCTTCTCTTCTTATCAGTGATAGAGCTATAGTATCTTTCAAATGGGATAGCTCTCaag gGGAGCAAAAATATGAGGGTTTTATTCACAGAGTTACAGGCACtgaaattttcttgaaatttaatgGAAAGTTTCATCAAGAGTACAATAGAGAAGATTGTCAGGTGACATTTAAATGCTCGCAGACCACTATCCAACGTTGCCACAATGCTGTTAATTTGGCTCTTAATCGTCTTGgatctgattttttatttcctaccAAAGTAGTGCAAAAAAAGCCGCAATTTCATTTGGAAGAATATGATATCGAGGAGAAGCCGGTGAATCGCACGCGAGTTCGTCACAAACACAACGAATCTGCATTCTCCAACATCACTCCTGTCAATGACATAGATtccaataatataatcaaaatgtcTTCAAGAATATCAGTAGCAGAAAGACTTTTCAATAATAAGTCCATTGAATCATCATCACTCGAAGAAACACAAACATCGAGTCCAAGaatagaaacaaatttatcAAGGAATACCAAAGATAGTAAAACTAACATTGCTAACACTACAGTTTCGAGGAAACCGGATGAAAGAATTGCGGGCGTTGATAATGAGATAGAACTATATATTTCTCagataaaaaaacgaaaattaaattggttcaatgaaaaattgaattattatcaaaaagaagctgtgagaaatataatacaggGATTTGCGCGTCCGTTACCCTATGTGATATTTGGCCCGCCTGGAACAGGAAAAACAGTGACATTATGCGAAACGATTTTACAAATTCTGGCTGTGATACCTGAAAGCAGACTTCTTGTAGCGACCCCATCAAATAGTTCGGCAAACTTAATCGCAGAACGCTTGTTGGACAGCAATGTACTCAAGCCTGGTGATCTG GTTCGATTGATAGCTCATCATTGCTTGAATGACGATTCTATTCCTGAAAGACTGTTACCTTATTGCGCTACGGCAGACTTAGCCGCAGAGGGAACATCCAATCGTTTTTGTCATCACGAAGATGGACCAAAACTGAATTGTACCATGTCGGTATTAGGTCGTCATAGAATTACCGTTGGCACCTGCAGTACTCTgggaatattgtataatatggGTTTTCCCCGTGGACATTTCTCACACGTTTTGGTCGACGAGGCGGGTCAAGCGACCGAGCCGGAGATCATGATTCCtctgaattttattcattccGAGCAGGGTCAGGTGATTCTCGCAGGCGACCCGATGCAACTTGGACCCGTAGTGCAGAGTAAACTAGCGATTAATTTTGGACTCGGCGAATCGTTTCTATCGAGACTGTTGCAGCAGTTTCCTTATCAAAGAGATCCAGAAGGATTCGAAGAATTCTCTTACGATCCTAGACTCATCACGAAACTTATTATGAATTATCGAAGTTTACCGGAGATATTGGATCTACCAAATTCACTATTTTACGAATCGGAATTACAATCGCAA atatcatCTGTGAATAGTAAAGAAGCTgaactattgaaaatattgaggGCGGAACTACCTGAGAGAGAGGGATCGCCACCGGCCATAGTTTTCCATGGAGTCAATGGTGAAAACTATCGAGATACTGAGAGTCCAAGTTGGTACAATCTCGAAGAAGCAACACAAGTCTATCTCTATTTATTGAAGTTATACAAATATGGACTTAAATCGGATGATATAGGAATTATAACTCCTTATCAGAAGCAG GTACTGCAAATTAGAGACTTATTATTGGAGTCAGAGCTTAAATTACCAAAAATCAGCAGTGTGGAAGGATTTCAGGGCCAAGAAAGGAAAGTAATTATTCTATCAACTGTTAGATCATGCAATAATTTAGTTGACGAGGACATTAAGCATGCTTTAGGATTCATCGCTTCACCGAAAAGACTTAATGTCGCTATTACTCGTGCTCGTGCTTTGCTTATCATCTTGGGAAATCCAAAATTACTCGCCTCGGACCCATATTGGAGAAGTATATTGACATATTGTATCGATCATGATTCATACACAGGATGTAATTTTTTACCTtcgtatataacaaatttgcaATGA
- the LOC126856284 gene encoding zinc finger CCCH domain-containing protein 15 homolog produces the protein MPPKKAPAPSKKADQKKKEKVIEDKTFGIKNKKGAKQQKFIQQVEKQVKSGGVNPRKIEDPNTKKLEKEKKLKEQKELALIFKPVQTQKIDKGTDPKSVVCAFFKQGQCTKGDKCKFSHDLSIERKAEKRSLYCDMRDDDKEEDTMDKWDEDKLKEVVEKKHGGGNRPTTDIICKYFLEAVEKSKYGWFWECPSGQKCIYRHALPPGFVLKKDKKKEDKKDEISLEDLIEKERANLGPHQTKITLETFLAWKKRKLKEKEEQAIKDEEKKRNDYKAGRQIGISGREMFFFNPDLATGDGIDEGDEAISSYVREDDDSEDIQYRELDTERLAFEASEIDTNGITVATADRLKVNSVADNNKDITVTVEEGAAAVAINENLFMEEDLEGLEEELGDLDLEE, from the exons atgcCACCGAAAAAAGCACCGGCGCCGAGCAAAAAAGCAgatcagaaaaaaaaggaaaaggttATTGAG gaCAAGACATTTggtataaaaaacaaaaagggTGCCAAgcagcaaaaatttattcaacaagTTGAAAAACAAGTGAAATCGGGCGGCGTAAATCCGCGCAAAATCGAGGATCCTAATAccaaaaaattggaaaaagagaaaaagctaAAAGAACAGAAAGAATTGGCGCTTATTTTTAAACCAGTTCAAACACAAAAGATAGATAAAG GCACAGATCCCAAGTCTGTTGTGTGTGCTTTTTTCAAACAAGGTCAATGTACAAAGGgagataaatgtaaattctCTCATGATTTGAGCATTGAACGAAAAGCTGAAAAACGTTCATTGTATTGTGATATGAGAGATGATGACAAGGAAGAGGATACAATGGATAAATGGGATGAAGATAAGCTCAAAGAAGTTGTAGAGAAAAAACATGGTGGTGGCAATCGTCCTACTACCGACATT ATCTGCAAATACTTCTTGGAAGCAgtagaaaaatcaaaatatggtTGGTTTTGGGAATGTCCATCTGGTCAGAAGTGTATTTATAGACATGCTTTACCTCCTGGAtttgtcttaaaaaaagataaaaagaaggaagacAAGAAAGATGAAATCTCTTTGGAAGatctaatagaaaaagaaagagccaATTTGGGACCTCATCAA ACCAAGATAACATTGGAGACATTTTTGGcttggaaaaagagaaaattgaaagaaaaagaagagcagGCCATCAAAGatgaagagaagaagagaaacgaTTATAAGGCTGGTCGCCAAATCGGTATATCAGGAAGAGAAATGTTCTTCTTTAATCCAGATCTTGCTACAGGAGATG GTATCGATGAAGGAGATGAAGCAATATCTAGTTATGTTCGCGAAGACGATGATTCTGAGGATATACAATATAGAGAACTCGATACAGAACGCCTCGCTTTTGAAGCTAGCGAAATAGACACTAATGGTATCACTGTGGCTACTGCAGATCGATTAAAGGTCAACAGTGTTGCTGATAACAATAAGGATATTACAG ttACTGTGGAAGAGGGTGCCGCGGCGGTAGCTATTAATGAAAATCTTTTCATGGAAGAAGATTTAGAGGGTTTAGAAGAAGAATTGGGGGACCTGGACTTGGAGGAGTAA
- the LOC126856281 gene encoding eukaryotic translation initiation factor 3 subunit E isoform X2 produces the protein MAKFDLTSRIGQYLDRHLVFPLLEFLSAKQIYDEDQLLQAKLNILSKTNMIDYTIDIRKQLYPNVEVPEEIKARRADVLQELSVLQNNVSVVLALMNNEEVMKKMENMRDSKALNNYLTQESDFRVEMMDSFVKLAKYRYECGNYSVSTSYLYFYMLIMPPTDKNYLNVLWGKLASEILVQNWETALEDVNKLREYIDSNVIGNSLQVLQQRTWLIHWSLFVFFNHVKGRDLIIEMFLYRPHYLNAIQTMCPHILRYLAAAVIVNRSRRSILKDLVKVIQQESYTYRDPITEFLEHLYVNFDFDGARQKLQECQTVVFNDFFLIALLNEFVENARLMIFETFCRIHQCISIQMLAEKLNMKADVAECWIVNLIRNARLDAKIDSKLGHVVMGGQPASPYQQLVEKIETLSVRSEALENLIERKLKAKTQDSVSIVWN, from the exons ATGGCGAAATTTGATTTAACGTCTCGTATAGGTCAATATCTGGATCGCCACTTGGTATTTCCTTTATTGGAATTCTTATCGGCGAAACAG ATTTACGATGAAGATCAGTTATTGCAAGCGAAACTTAACATTCTCAGTAAAACAAACATGATTGATTACACTATCGATATTAGAAAACAGCTTTATCCAAATGTGGAAGTACCAGAG GAGATAAAAGCCAGACGTGCTGATGTACTTCAAGAACTCAGCGTACTTCAGAATAATGTCTCGGTAGTTTTAGCTCTTATGAATAACGAGGAGGTTATGAAGAAGATGGAGAACATGCGTGATTCTAAAGCACTTAATAATTACCTCACACAAGAATCAGAT TTTAGGGTAGAAATGATGGACAGCTTTGTAAAGCTAGCAAAATATCGTTATGAATGTGGCAATTATTCTGTTTCCAcatcgtatttatatttttatatgttgatAATGCCCCCTACTGATaag aactACTTGAATGTCTTATGGGGAAAATTGGCATCAGAGATTCTTGTACAAAACTGGGAAACAGCACTGGAAGATGTAAACAAGCTACGAGAATATATTGACAGTAATGTTATTGGTAATTCACTGCAAGTATTACAACAACGCACATGGCTCATTCACTGGAGTctgtttgtatttttcaatcatGTGAAGGGCAGAGATCTCATTATCGAGATGTTCCTCTATCGACCACA tTATTTAAATGCTATTCAAACAATGTGCCCACATATACTCCGTTATTTGGCTGCTGCAGTTATTGTCAATCGTTCCCGGCGATCTATTTTAAAGGATCTTGTAAAAGTGATACAGCAG gaATCTTATACCTATCGAGATCCCATCACAGAATTTCTCGAGCACTTGTATGTTAATTTTGACTTTGATGGCGCCCGGCAGAAATTACAAGAATGCCAAACTGTTGTCTTTAACGActtctttttaattgctttattGAATGAGTTCGTAGAAAATGCACGATTAATGATTTTCGAAACATTCTGCAGAATTCATCAATGTATTAGTATCCA aatgcTTGCGGAAAAGTTGAATATGAAGGCAGATGTAGCAGAATGCTGGATTGTGAACTTAATCCGTAATGCACGTTTAGATGCTAAGATCGATAGCAAATTGGGACATGTAGTAATGGGCGGGCAGCCCGCATCGCCGTATCAACAATTGGTCGAGAAAATTGAGACTTTGAGTGTGCGAAGCGAGGcactagaaaatttaattgagagAAAACTAAAAGCGAAGACTCAAGATTCAGTAAGTATAGTGTGGAACTAA